The Anopheles maculipalpis chromosome 3RL, idAnoMacuDA_375_x, whole genome shotgun sequence genomic sequence CAGAACCGTTTCGATTAGCTTGTGCACACTGCAATGCACGTTTGTTCCTTTTTCACAATAAGCGTGTCAAAAAGcaccagcaaaaaagaaacgtcCCGGAACCCATGTCGTCTAACTACTCTTAGTACGCGAAACCATGTGGAGCGTGGACCTGAAACGTGAGCACAATAATATACGAATGGTGGCACATTCTTCCTTACCAGCGGGACAGTTGCCGATATAAAAAAAGACGTTCGATAGAAGAAAGAATGCAATCATCCCTAACCTACTTTCGTGCAAAcccatttttcttcacctcaTTTGCAAACGGGTTGTGTGGTGGATCTCTCAATGGATCTCTCATTTTCTTAcatccttttcttcctttttttctatttttcttttccctttctgCTGAACATTTGGATGCTGCCGGACAACCATCGTCATGGATTATCCTGCAATCCCTCGGATGTACCCAAATCCAACATGAATGACGTCCCTCGCACTGTGGGTGGTTGATgctatgataaaaaaaaatcttcaataaaCGAATACAAACGGGTTGCATAGAGCGCAAAAGTCGCCCACTAGTGGCAAGAGTGAGGGCAAAACGCATCACCAGCAACTACAACATCCCGGTTCTTCAGCATCCAATGCAGCAGCGCGCCTTCGAACGCAACGACGCAAATCGCACTCGTCAACGACGACCACGACGGCCGCGGACGAGTCCTTGACGACGGTGACGGCATCCGGGACGACACCGACAGTGACCGGCGTGGGGGGAACCAGCAACAGCGGGAACAGTGGGCCAGGCCGACAGAATACGTTATGAATATGCATTCGCTCTCTTCCGTTGTGGCACATTTACTACTAACGTGCCCCAGGTCGCGTGACGTTCCGGGGAAGGTACAAAGGTGGCGTGTTGTGCGTTGGGTGTTGGGTCGAAAAGAATGATCGAAGATGATTAAATAGGAATCCTTGTGCGGGAGGAGTGAACTTCAAAACGGGTTATACAACAACTACGGCACGCAACGCTAGACGCAAACGGGAAGCGAACCATGCGGCGATGTGCTCCAGAATCGTTGGATTCACAGCAGGACATCAAACGTGCCGTCGTCCTTTCTCACATTCTGGTACGACTGAACGGCGGTAACAGCGGTTTGATTTGGACAAGTAGGGAACGGGAACGGCATTAAAGATATGCAGAGGTCTTGGAAGgaatggaaaacatttttccaatttctgGCTACTAAACGAATTTCCATTAGAAAACGTAGcacgtttattttcattctttcctATATTCTTGATCATTGTGGCATTGTTGATGtttaattcaaaatatttgttctttaatttcttatgAACGAAAGGTAACGTTttgcacaaaaataaattaatcggTAAAATCGTTGCCTGAATTGAGCAAATTTAAAGTAaacaatgtatttttattttgaagcgCTAAAGTCAATTGATGtcggtttttttatattattgtcAAAAAGCGCAAAATGCACTCAACTAACTATCTTTCACTTATTTTCCTGATCGTTTATCTGACAATCGTTTAAAAATCTTGTTGATTGTAGCCCTTTTAACTCCGATTAAAACTATTCTTCAATACTTCAAGCGCTTGATCAAGCCAATAAACTATTTCTTTCTTAAGTACGTATTCATTACAAATAAAATCGCCAACGGAAGAAACCATGTTACTCTAATGTAACCACTTCATTTACATCTATTTTATCAGAACCTCCTGTGACTATCTAATGCTAAGttgtaacaaataaaactaGCTACTAACTACAACCGCGCTCAGATAGTGCTgggttaaacaaaaaatggtaatGGTAGACaagcaaaggaaacaaaacattaaacgtGCCTCGAAACGACTATTTAGTTTTTTACTTAATGATTGTGATACGAGAAGTAaaccaaccacacacaaaaacaaaacacaaaccattaGTCCGTAAGGTTGGTATTTGGTGGTAGCGTTTGTACCCAAAAGTGATGATGAAAGTGCGTTTATAAGGTCGCACGTGTGAAAGATGATTGATTTCAGCTATCGAATATCGAGCGTTagtgttggtggaaaattataaaaaattaataaaacaaaattaaacatttaaataacacaaactaaaaccaaacaaacaacggaATAAACTAACGAACGTTAAACAGAGCAAATACTTAATAGCGTTAAATTAATACAAACCAATGTTGATTAttgaacattttaagaggAAGAGAGACCAAGGGATTTGGACACAaactggatttttttattattgagtTGTGTGTTTTAGTTGTAAATACGAACTActctgttttggtttttagtaGGATAATCatacacaacaacaataatccTAGAAAACGAATTCATACGACAACCAGTGCTAAATGCTATTCTTCTTGaagtattattttaaacaatatttgaatttatgaGATGAACATGCAAAACTGCATATATTGATTAGAGCCTAACTTATGCTCTCTATGTCTCGCGTCTTCTTATCATTCTCTATCTCATccttcctctttctctctctctctctctcacactctctttctctttaccAATGCCCACTAGCTCTCTATTACCTACTCTAGTTCTACTATTGTTAGCTAATAACAAACCATTAACGTTCGGAAAAGGAGTTTAAAACTTTTACTCCACGACACTATACACACACTGTAAGAACAAACATCAAGCAAATGCAAACAGTTAAACGCGTTTAAAAAACGCATCCTCCACAAAAAGGCTATCAAAATGGCCCGCGAGTGGACTTGTTAACAGTTAGAGCTCCTGCAACAACAATCACCATTTGGCAGCAACCCGCTTTTGCCTCATTACCAAACCTTATGTTGTGCACGTTCAGCGTAACgcacaaagaaaaatcaaaatgtgataaggaaattgtaaaatttaaagctCCTCTCAACATGGGAAAACAATCACCGCAGCAGCCCACGGAAAGCTCTTTGGTAGATTTCCGCCTGAATGCTCGTGCTTTGAGTACGTTACCGATCCGAAGTTTTCGCTTGTAGCCATTTATGACAGGTTACATCAATCTTACGATGAAAAGAGAACTCATCCTAACAACATCTTTGACAGTGACGTTGCGCTGAAAATCCGTAACAGTGTAGGAAAAACAGTGAAATCATTCctaaacagaacagaacagaattCGCCTTCACCTcttaaaagcacacacacacatatatacgtGCAGCAAAACTTCTAGCGCAAActgggaaaacaaaataacaaacccACAGACCCCACATTGCATAACGGTCCAAGCATCACCGTAACCTGTTTTCCATTGCCATAGCAACGGAGATTTTCTTGCAGCTCGAGCTCAACTCCCCGCGGTACGTCAATGATGCTGCACGAATGGGGAATATGTATTTCAACAAAAGCTCAAACAATATATATATTCCCATGAATGTCGAAGTAGGCGAAAAAAGCTCGCCCTCCCTTTCGTAGTGCCATTGAGGATGAGTTTGTACATTTGTACCTTGGAGCGGGTCGATTTTATTGAACTGTGTTTGCCCACGTAGAAGAAAACTGAATGAATGGCGCGCTAGGAAAAAACGCTTTGACGGCCATTCGTTTTAAATACgcaaattttaataatacacATGCTTTATCATCGCTGCTTTCGGGTGGCATTCAAGTGACGTTCACCTATTCACCTTGGAGGATGATTAAAGTTGTATACCGTGAATCTGGACGAGCAAAAACatgcatccattttttttccattcgatGTTTATggttatttatgtttattgtatGTTTTGCATCACCatttggtgttggtggtgagggtggaaaaaaacgGCGGCCATGCAGTGATGGGTGTTGTTGCAGTTTTTAGTAGTAAGAATGAACATTCTATCGGTTAAACTCCTTCTCCCTAAGCCCCTACCGCTGGGATGATAGATTAGTTTTCGTGCGATAAGCGACGGATATAGCTTTACGGCGACGGCGATGTGCGATTGGAATTTATGTATAGTTTTTCTCTTATGTCCATCCTATTTTGGCCCTTTCGGTTGAAGCACATAATTCATCATGCATAAGTTAAGAGGTTAAGCATGATTCGGATTTTATCTTTTGCTGCGATTAAGCCATCAAATCACATATCGGTTAGCTGTGCTAGAATTTGGACGGagtcaatttttcattttcttcatttcttttacttgttttctttgctttaattctttgttttaatttccttACAAGATGCTTAACTCTTGTCACAAATAGAAAGCATACTTTATGTGTTTTCAAGGATTTTGTATTCAACAGCTGAAGGTAAAGTTTTGCTAAAACAGTTACCTACAAaacagtgaacaaaaaaaggtagaaataacagacgaaaaaaaaactgtttcaaaTGAACAGCTGAATAACTAAACTAACTacacataatttattttctctatTAAGACAAGAAGTAGAATATCACAACATACACAGTTGGATTAAACACTATCCAACACCAAACAATGCTAGCgtctaattgaatttaaaaaaatcctatcaCTAAGAATCAAACACTTTTCCTAACCTGTAAGCCAGCGATAATATTTGCGATACGATTAGAGAGTGCCCAAATGACTATGGTAAAAAATGTTGACAAAGTtaatattgcatacttttaatttttatttttagtatcaTTTAATACACTTTACGAACATTTATACATCAATCGATACAATACTTTTTTGGgcattgaatttatttacataaGTTTAACTTATATTTCATCACATTCAGTGAAAGGATAACAAATCGATCGTTGAGTGTAATGAAACTGTAACTTAtaagtttatttgtttataaagAGAAACCACAACGTCTTAAAAGAAGCTAAAACataagaacaacaaaaaaaaatcaagcaagAAATCTAGTTCTAAcagtaaaacatttaacaaaaccaCATCCTGCTCGAGTGAATTCGAAAGCATCCCAGAATGGATAATTCACTATAGTTGGGCACATTTTGGAGGCAATAGTAACAACAGAATCAATTCCTTATAGAAAATTAACGCGAGATAAAAGGGTAACAATTAATGTAAGTAACAGTAGTGGGAAAAGAATTTacacaacagcacacaaaagTGCAAAATACACTTTGTGCAGAGGTATAGCAAGGGTTAAACGGTGAAATGACAAGGTCTATGAGGACGAAAATTAAGGAACAAACCATCAAGaagagaaaacacaaaacaaatatagCTACTAATTGATGGTTGGCGTAGCCGAGAGAAGCGGAACTAACATAGGGTATATTTTTTAGCAGATAGTGAGGAATTAGGGAAGAAACAAATTGTGTCAAACACGAACATGATGGGGTTATGCaaagatgaaaatttatgtactgaaagagagggagggtaagagagaaagagagagggcaGATACTGTATTACAGCATTTAAATGAAGTAAGGAAGAGGACGTCCAGGGGAAATAGTCTAGGATGGAGAGTATGGCCATCCTGTCGTAGAGCGTTGAAGGTGTCACAGGAAACAATGTAGTGCAAGGTATAAGCAAGTATTAGTAAATTGTTCTCAAAATGTTGGGTAATAAAAGTCGTGTTATCGGAAAACATAACTCTTCTTGACTTTGTGCTGACTTCCAGGGATATGGGGGAACTCTGAACTCTTAAGAGATGGAAATCATTAGACGTTGAATCACCAACAAATGAATGCAATCACAATTCTAAATCGTGGTAAAACAATTAATCTTCAATAAGTGCTATTTGATATCGTTTCATTATAATCTTTTTTTACATAGACATTCCACCGGTTGCCGTTCCGTGTATCGAGTACACGCATCAAAGTATCCATGGATACGACATAACTGTCACATTTCACCCATTAGCAAACAATGGAATGAACCAGAGAATAACGCTACTTATTTGTGGCCCAGGaaaccttcaaaaatctccccGTGGCGAAGGATTATGAGCCTAATTGCAACCTGTATCCTCTGTCAGGCCAGATTGCCGTACGAAAGTTCGAATACGTGGATACTGGTGCGTCATTTGATTGATAAACATCCACTGGAAACCATGCCGCTCGGGTGCGAACGAAATTTAGAACACGATATCGGGCACAGCACTGAACAATTAAATCTACATACAACGAATGACTCTAATAAGCAACCAGCAACCATGCCAGGCAGTAGTCGATTGAGCAAATGTCACCCTAAAAATGCACTGCTCAATAATAGGCGAACCATTTACAAAACTACCGGTAAGTTTAATGTTGTTTAAttgatgttttctttcgaATTACTACGCTTTTTGCCCACCAGTTGCCCAATGGAAACCGGCACAGTTTCGTGTGAAATGCAAAGAGTGTGGAGGATGCTTTTATCCAACAATCCGCCATGCAACGAGTCGTATTTCTAACGGACTGGGTGCTGCCTGTTTAATTTCATGCTGGCCGTTATGTTTTCTACCCGTCCTGTTTACCACACCGACGAAACATCATCTGCACTGCTCGAACTGCAATGCTTATCTGGGCCTTTATGATGTTCAACGAGACTGTATGAAGGAAACTTCTTGAAGATCTGTTCGTTGTGCAGTTGCATTAATGCCAATTTTTGAGGATTTTAGgtaaactttgaaatttcggagagtcagtaattatttattaaataaagaaacaagCTTTTCCATAAAACAACCCAAATAAAAGCAATTGTTGAATAAAGCTTTTAGGAATATAATTAAATAGTCAACTCTGTGTGTTGAATTTAGATGTAATTTTGTAGTATGAGAAAACTCTCTTCGAAAATAGTTTGCTGGtgcatatatatatttttttaaatgcttttaagAACGACCAGGCAGCATAACTCAAACGCTAAGCTTCCATCTAACAATTCATATAAGTACGACTGGGTGAGAGATATTTCCTTTTCCTATAATTTGTATATGGTCACACTATTTATGCTTGCTGGCGAGCTTCAACCATCAAAACCTTTGGCGTACCTGATGGTATGCTGTCGTTGGCCCTGATGCTGGTAACATGTTGGTACATCTTACCAAATACCTAATCTTTACTCTACAGCAGATCCTCTCACAATGCCGCGAGCAGCTTATCCTTACGCGCCACAGGTATTAATTGACTTCAAGGTGGCCTACAATACCACAGATCGGACCgagctatggaacaccatgcagagTACGGATTAACTAGGAAGTTGATATGGCTGTTGAGGGAGTCTCGACAGGGGTCGGACTcttcaattccttggcttcgcggataaCATTGACTTTATCGGAAGGTCATCTGAGGCGGTGTGCGAGACATACACCTGACAAAATACATGCTTGCCAGAGGTTCTGACCGTGacagagcccgactcggaagctgAGTATCTGTTGAGGGCGACGatcttgaggtggtagaggagttatCCTGCATTCCGGAAGACTCTAACAACAACTcattcggcacgaggcgtagatgGAAGACTGCACCCCAAAATATAAACAGATTGGAAAcagattggcgacctggcacTGTCTAGGCAACTTGCTCAATCGTGCTCAAGTAGGCCAAGAAACAGAAGATGTTAGCACATAACTTATTTATCAATGAAATACtatttcaaattgaaattataCATCTAAGTTATAATTCAAACGTTACACACCTGCTTCATAACAACTTGCTTGTAATTGTTAGTAGTAATAAGCTGTTACAcaattttaattgattaatACACTCCATGTTTACCTTTCTGATGATCAAAGCTGTCTTTAAGAAATGTTCGTCTCAGtaacatttttctcctgctgtcaatgtatataattttttaactgGGATGTTTACATActgccaaaacaaaagtgtcaTCGATTGGAGCGCcggtaaattgttattttgcaaGTGGCAACTCGTTACTGAATCCCAGGaacagcaggagaaaaatgtgccaaccaagggttgtcaatagcactgccgatcaaatcaatacaatcatccgaagacgtcaatagcgcgccgaacgagtcaatagtatgctcgaacgattcaATAACGCGCTGATTTTGTCAATAAAACCAGTGTAAACCCTGTATTACTTCCCATCGCAATATCCCTTTTAAAGGTTTGTGTCTTGGAAGCGTTACACATTGTAGCGCCACCTATTGGATTTTCTGTGACGCAGTATGAAACACAATGAAACGTAACGTTGGTGTTTAAATTCTCAGCACTCATTAGgttaacaaaaatataagaacATTCTAaaagggtttttcttttttcgtttggaATGTATTACATTGTTAAACAATAAGAACAAGtagactttggctttggatgacggaacttacgcaacggaacaatcgagcacacccgggatatggtgccctttcactgctcggagaaggaaatatctcccagcaaagaggaaaggagtatactaattttaagtttattgtaagcaatacggcctggccgtcccttatgaataaaaaaaaaagaacaagtaGAAACTTATTCATATTTGTAGCTTGTAGTACAACTTTCACAATATGCTATTTATCTTGCACTGCAACATTACAAATTGATTTGAAGCTAACGAATTTTTCCGAATTTTTTTCTGATCTATTGATTTGCAGAGAACGGCGTACTTTCgttgtcaaaatttgacaaaaaatctaGTTTTTGATaggaatacggcctgaccgtcattacgaaataaagaaacaagttttagagagaaaaaaaagaacttctttttatattttatcccTTCTACTCTACAACCTCAAGACTGCGAGACATGAAAGATTTCCCTCAAAATTATATGCTTGCttttgttcaaaattttcataacaGTATTTCGTTTTGAGATCAGTAAAAAGAACCTGGCGCTACTTGAACGGTACTACGAAGAAAAAActtaaattgtaatttttaaattgttttcaacagtttgaaatgtAACGTGGCCTGTGGTCgtgttttcactttctttttctgtatTCCTTGGCGTAATTTAAAATCCTGTTAATCCGATCTTTTCGTGGTAGCAACTAGCGACACTATCGACTAGTTCAGGAGTTCGATCATAGTGATGTTAAAGACATTAATAATACCATTGTGCTAAGCATACTTTAAAAAGCTGTTACTCACACACATGGAAATCAAATAAAGTTTGTCATAGTGCTTAAATTGTAAAAAGATATAAAAGATCCAGTTTAAACACTGTCCTATTTGATAATTTagtattattttcaatttcattccatttcaaTCTCTCCTATTATTTTGTTAACCATTTATTATCATTAACATTACTGAAGAAACGTGAAATATTACGCTACCCTCCCTTTCGCATTTGCCCTCCCACGGTTCAACTCGAGTTTCGTTGCAATCAAATCGTGCAGAACGGCATGAACAGCAGCTGCATTTGTGTGCTGCCCCGGTGCACGGCACTCTTCTatgcaggttttttttctaaatcaaGAACTAGTTCTAGCCATAATTTGGCACAAGGCTGGTCAATGATCGGTTGGTCCCGAGCAGCAAATGTAGCGCCATTAGAATGGCACACCGCTTTTCGAGCGCACTAACGGATGTGAGAGACATCAACGCTTCCAATTGCACGAACCGACCCGTGGGAttgtagtaaataaataaaattatgggTGATCTTTTGATTTGGTGATTAATATGACTAAAGCGCTGAAATCTCCGTTGAAACCGAGAGTGCAAGGGTAATTTTCGCCTAAGCAGCTGTCTTCTTGTTGTGGCGTCGTATCTAAAACCGGTTTCCTCAACGAAATGTAGACTTTTTTTCCCTGCCCCAAACCGTTATATGGCTCAGCGAAGCTGTTTCAGACATTCCTTTATGCCTTCGAGGCACAAACTTTTCCGTTTCTTTCCGAGTGATGCAGTTCTTGTTCTCGGTTGACCTCGAGCCGTTCGGGTGACCGGTGGATCGTACGGCAAACGATGTAACTGCATGCACTAAGCTGCCCGATTGTGCAACAGCGCACGGCGACGGTGGCGACGATGCATCGCGTCAAGATCAATTCCATTTCGTAATCGAAGCCTGAACTCGGACGCCGGCCGTCACGGTCAGCGGTGGGGCGCAAAATCTAACCCTGAGG encodes the following:
- the LOC126565751 gene encoding uncharacterized protein LOC126565751, with the protein product MSLIATCILCQARLPYESSNTWILVRHLIDKHPLETMPLGCERNLEHDIGHSTEQLNLHTTNDSNKQPATMPGSSRLSKCHPKNALLNNRRTIYKTTVAQWKPAQFRVKCKECGGCFYPTIRHATSRISNGLGAACLISCWPLCFLPVLFTTPTKHHLHCSNCNAYLGLYDVQRDCMKETS